In Saccharothrix syringae, the following are encoded in one genomic region:
- a CDS encoding LacI family DNA-binding transcriptional regulator, whose protein sequence is MADVARLAGVSTQTVSRVSNGHPSVVGTTREQVLEAMRRLGYRPNSAARALKYGEFRTIGVILFTLSSVGNSRTLEAIVDSAAAEGYAITLIPVAVPTQDGVLGAFTRLGELAVDAVIVIMEVHLLDAATMSLPIGMPVVVVDSTGGDRYTVVDTDQADGARHAVRHLLDLGHRTVWHVAGPEGSYAAEGRARAWRATLDEAGLPVPPMLRGDWSSDSGYRAGLELAGVADCTAVFAANDQMALGLLRAFHERGRVVPRDVSVAGFDDIPDSTSFIPPLTTVHQDFAEVGRRCVESVLRQVRHRRAKPGTTLVPTRLVVRASTAPPRG, encoded by the coding sequence GGTGCTGGAGGCCATGCGGCGGCTCGGCTACCGGCCCAACAGCGCGGCGAGGGCGTTGAAGTACGGCGAGTTCCGCACCATCGGCGTCATCCTGTTCACCCTGTCCTCGGTGGGCAACAGCCGCACCCTGGAGGCCATCGTGGACTCCGCCGCCGCCGAGGGCTACGCGATCACCCTCATCCCGGTGGCCGTGCCCACGCAGGACGGCGTGCTCGGCGCGTTCACCCGCCTCGGTGAGCTGGCCGTCGACGCGGTCATCGTGATCATGGAGGTCCACCTCCTCGACGCGGCCACCATGAGCCTGCCCATCGGCATGCCCGTGGTGGTCGTCGACTCCACCGGCGGCGACCGCTACACCGTCGTGGACACCGACCAGGCCGACGGCGCCCGCCACGCCGTGCGCCACCTGCTCGACCTGGGCCACCGCACCGTGTGGCACGTCGCCGGCCCGGAGGGCTCCTACGCCGCCGAGGGCCGGGCCCGGGCGTGGCGGGCCACCCTCGACGAGGCGGGCCTGCCGGTGCCGCCGATGCTGCGCGGCGACTGGTCGTCCGACTCCGGCTACCGCGCGGGGCTGGAGCTGGCCGGGGTCGCGGACTGCACGGCGGTGTTCGCCGCCAACGACCAGATGGCCCTGGGGCTGCTGCGCGCGTTCCACGAACGGGGCCGGGTGGTGCCCCGCGACGTGAGCGTGGCGGGGTTCGACGACATCCCCGACAGCACCTCGTTCATCCCGCCGCTGACCACCGTGCACCAGGACTTCGCCGAGGTGGGGCGGCGGTGCGTGGAGAGCGTGCTGCGGCAGGTCCGGCACCGGCGCGCCAAGCCGGGCACGACCCTGGTGCCGACCCGCCTGGTCGTCCGCGCCAGCACCGCGCCGCCGCGCGGCTGA
- a CDS encoding PP2C family protein-serine/threonine phosphatase, whose translation MGTPQGSQLQLRVLEAVTDGTLRELDLEKVFEVLLWRVRELFAVDTATILLTDPGGGQLVARAASGLEEEVFQGVRVPVGSGFAGRVAQSRAAVQIDHVDESTVVNPLLWERGLRVMLGVPMVAQGELTGVLHVGSVTARRFTEEETDLLQLVADRLAMAAHMRRSNSERVAASMLQDSLLPGQLPSPEGWELAARYVPGADVGVGGDWYDVFPLPGGRVGLVIGDVVGKGLDAAIVMGRLRSALRAYALEFGDPAEVLAKLDRKASHFEAHTMATVAYAVIDTVSGRMELALAGHLPPVLAVPGAVPVFVEAPLGPPIGYDLAVSGRRGAVVEVPPGAVFVLYTDGLVERRWEDLDERLELLRGVVEPARPEAVCVRIMTALVGDRPATDDIALVVVGRDPVG comes from the coding sequence ATGGGTACTCCGCAGGGGTCGCAGCTGCAGTTGCGGGTGTTGGAGGCGGTGACCGACGGCACGCTGCGCGAGTTGGACCTGGAGAAGGTCTTCGAGGTGCTGTTGTGGCGGGTGCGGGAGTTGTTCGCGGTCGACACGGCGACGATCCTGCTGACCGATCCCGGTGGTGGGCAGTTGGTGGCCCGGGCGGCGTCCGGTCTGGAGGAGGAGGTCTTCCAGGGCGTGCGGGTGCCGGTGGGGTCGGGGTTCGCGGGTCGGGTGGCGCAGAGCCGGGCGGCGGTGCAGATCGACCACGTGGACGAGTCGACGGTGGTCAACCCGTTGTTGTGGGAGCGGGGCCTGCGGGTGATGCTGGGTGTGCCGATGGTGGCGCAGGGTGAGCTGACCGGGGTGTTGCACGTGGGCAGTGTCACGGCGCGTCGGTTCACCGAGGAGGAGACGGACCTGTTGCAGCTGGTCGCGGACCGGTTGGCGATGGCGGCTCACATGCGTCGGTCGAATTCCGAGCGGGTCGCGGCGTCGATGTTGCAGGACAGCTTGTTGCCGGGGCAGTTGCCGTCGCCGGAGGGGTGGGAGTTGGCGGCCCGGTACGTGCCGGGTGCGGACGTGGGCGTCGGTGGTGACTGGTACGACGTGTTCCCGTTGCCGGGTGGGCGGGTCGGCCTGGTGATCGGTGACGTGGTGGGCAAGGGGTTGGACGCGGCGATCGTGATGGGGCGGTTGCGCAGTGCGTTGCGGGCCTATGCGCTGGAGTTCGGTGATCCGGCGGAGGTGTTGGCCAAGCTGGACCGGAAGGCGAGCCACTTCGAGGCGCACACCATGGCGACGGTGGCTTATGCGGTGATCGACACGGTGTCGGGGCGGATGGAGCTGGCCTTGGCGGGTCACCTGCCGCCGGTGTTGGCGGTGCCGGGTGCGGTGCCGGTGTTCGTGGAGGCGCCGTTGGGGCCGCCGATCGGGTATGACCTGGCGGTGTCGGGTCGTCGGGGTGCGGTGGTGGAGGTGCCGCCGGGTGCGGTGTTCGTGTTGTACACCGACGGGTTGGTGGAGCGTCGGTGGGAGGACTTGGACGAGCGCCTGGAGTTGTTGCGGGGTGTGGTGGAGCCGGCGCGGCCGGAGGCGGTGTGCGTGCGGATCATGACGGCCCTGGTGGGTGATCGGCCCGCGACGGACGACATCGCGCTGGTGGTGGTCGGGCGGGATCCGGTGGGGTGA
- a CDS encoding ArnT family glycosyltransferase: MGRHVLYEAGNDPGRVVLAARLPVIVLALSFGLVVFAFARDVVGTGGGLVAVALYAFSPDVVAHGSLATLDVPAAGFALTSAWLVWRARCRALPYLPLAGLALGAAVATKMSALAVVPVLVVLVVLSGWRARVGRWWVLGAAVAMLLPAGVLLVAAMTGDRDLGVRYAVFLAVAAAGVVVVRWRWVSGAAVVLVVFVGVSSWRAFPYYLPYSNEAFGGPAGTRLHLHDSNVDWGQDLGRLAERLARCHPGERVWLVYKGSGVPAHHGIRADDPLAVPPERVRGLLVVSDSAAARADGRLRVLLERSTPVDDVGHSITIYRRS, encoded by the coding sequence TTGGGCCGGCACGTGCTGTACGAGGCGGGCAACGATCCGGGGCGGGTGGTGCTCGCGGCGCGGTTGCCGGTGATCGTGTTGGCGTTGTCGTTCGGGTTGGTGGTCTTCGCCTTCGCCCGTGACGTGGTCGGCACGGGTGGTGGGTTGGTGGCGGTGGCGCTGTACGCGTTCTCGCCCGATGTCGTGGCGCACGGGTCGTTGGCCACGTTGGACGTGCCGGCGGCCGGTTTCGCGCTGACCTCGGCGTGGCTGGTGTGGCGGGCCCGGTGTCGTGCGCTGCCGTACCTGCCGTTGGCGGGGCTGGCCCTCGGGGCGGCGGTGGCCACGAAGATGAGCGCTTTGGCGGTGGTGCCGGTGCTGGTGGTGCTGGTGGTGCTGTCGGGGTGGCGCGCCCGGGTGGGCCGGTGGTGGGTGTTGGGTGCGGCGGTGGCCATGCTGCTGCCCGCGGGGGTGCTGCTGGTCGCGGCGATGACCGGTGACCGGGACCTGGGGGTGCGGTACGCGGTGTTCCTGGCGGTCGCGGCGGCCGGCGTGGTGGTGGTGCGGTGGCGGTGGGTGTCGGGTGCGGCGGTGGTGCTGGTGGTGTTCGTCGGGGTGAGTTCGTGGCGGGCGTTCCCGTACTACCTGCCCTACTCGAACGAGGCTTTCGGCGGGCCGGCGGGGACGCGGCTGCACCTGCACGACTCGAACGTCGACTGGGGCCAGGACCTGGGTCGGCTGGCGGAGCGCCTGGCGCGGTGCCACCCGGGCGAGCGGGTCTGGCTGGTCTACAAGGGCAGTGGTGTGCCCGCTCATCACGGCATCCGCGCCGACGACCCGCTGGCCGTGCCGCCGGAGCGGGTGCGCGGGTTGCTGGTGGTGTCCGATTCGGCCGCCGCGAGGGCGGACGGCCGCCTCCGGGTGCTGCTGGAGCGGAGCACGCCGGTCGACGACGTCGGGCACTCCATCACGATCTACCGCCGGTCGTAG